The following nucleotide sequence is from Pseudobdellovibrionaceae bacterium.
TATATCTTGTTCACTTTAAATCTCCACGTAAACGTTCATCTTAAGTTTTTAATTCAACACAAAACTTGCGCTATAAATCTTAAGCTGCTTTAGAGTTATTAGATTCTTCTCTATAAACTCTACTAGTTAAAATATCTAAAACTCTTGTACCGTTCTCAGCACAATCAGTTAAAATTTGATCTTTCTTAGCTGATAAAATTGAGTGTACAAATAAAACTGGAATCGCTACTGTTAAACCCATTGCTGTTGTGTTCATCGCAACAGAAATACCTTCTGCAAGAAGCGCTTGCTTTTGTGAAGGGTCTGCTTGGCTCACAGCTGCGAAAGCCATAATTAGACCTTGAATTGTTCCTAATAGTCCTAACAATGGAGCAATGTTTGCTAACATACCTAGAGTACCTAATCTTTTTGTGACTTTGGGTACAATCTGTGTGAATGCAATTTCAAAAGACTTCTTCATTGACTCTTCATCTCTATCTGCTCTTTCAAGAATAGATTTGATCAAGTGTGCAACTGGCTTTTCTTTATTTGCATCACAGAACGTCACAGACTCCTCAATCTTGTCTGCCAAAAGCAAACTATTAAGTTGTGACATAAAACCTTCTGTCTTTAGGCTGTATCCAAAATATAAAGATTTTACTCTTTCAATGATTACACCAAGTGACATTACACCTACTACGATAATTACGTAACCGAAGATACCACTATCTACGATAAACTTCATTAAACCTTCCATTGTTGACTCCTCCTACAAAGTTAAATGATGGAATACTTTCCTATACTTTTCTAAGAGTAACTTCGGTCGAGTTGTCTGATTATTTAACGGCTTGTTTAAATATTTTTTAGCTCACCAAAACTTGGTCACTTCCAATAAGATTCAGTCCCAATATTAGATTTTTCATAATCTACACATTTCACTCAAATAAACGACAATAAAAAAGCTCAGGTTCACTGAGCTTTTAAGATTCAAATTATTTTTGATTTTTATCTAGATTAAGGCCTTATATCTATATTATATAAGTCTAGGCTGCTTCTTTGTTTTGCTTAAACACATCTAAAATTTGATTCAATGTAATTTTAGACTTTGGATCTAATTTAATAAACTTAAGTCCATATCTAAAACTAAAGGTATTGTCTAAAGGATTTTTCCAACTTCTTTTACTGACCACTTTGACTAATGCATTTAAGTTTAGACTTTGGTCAT
It contains:
- a CDS encoding MotA/TolQ/ExbB proton channel family protein, which translates into the protein MEGLMKFIVDSGIFGYVIIVVGVMSLGVIIERVKSLYFGYSLKTEGFMSQLNSLLLADKIEESVTFCDANKEKPVAHLIKSILERADRDEESMKKSFEIAFTQIVPKVTKRLGTLGMLANIAPLLGLLGTIQGLIMAFAAVSQADPSQKQALLAEGISVAMNTTAMGLTVAIPVLFVHSILSAKKDQILTDCAENGTRVLDILTSRVYREESNNSKAA